Proteins encoded together in one Balaenoptera musculus isolate JJ_BM4_2016_0621 chromosome 6, mBalMus1.pri.v3, whole genome shotgun sequence window:
- the EGR3 gene encoding early growth response protein 3 isoform X1, giving the protein MTGKLAEKLPVTMSSLLNQLPDNLYPEEIPSALNLFSGSSDSVAHYNQMATENVMDIGLTNEKPNPELSYSGSFQPAPGNKTVTYLGKFAFDSPSNWCQDNIISLMSAGILGVPPASGALSTQTSTASMVQPPQGEVEAMYPALPPYSNCSDLYSEPVSFHDPQGNPGLAYSPQDYQSAKPALDSNLFPMIPDYNLYHHPNDMGSIPEHKPFQGMDPIRVNPPPITPLETIKAFKDKQIHPGFGSLPQPPLTLKPIRPRKYPNRPSKTPLHERPHACPAEGCDRRFSRSDELTRHLRIHTGHKPFQCRICMRSFSRSDHLTTHIRTHTGEKPFACEFCGRKFARSDERKRHAKIHLKQKEKKAEKGGAPSASSAAPVSLAPVVTTCA; this is encoded by the exons ATGACCGGCAAACTCGCCGAGAAGCTGCCGGTGACCATGAGCAGTTTGCTAAACCAACTGCCTGACAATCTGTACCCCGAGGAGATCCCCAGCGCGCTCAACCTCTTTTCTGGCAGCAGCGACTCGGTAGCCCATTACAATCAGATGGCTACAG AGAATGTGATGGACATCGGTCTGACCAACGAGAAACCCAACCCGGAACTCTCTTATTCGGGCTCCTTCcagccagcccctggcaacaagACCGTGACCTACTTGGGAAAGTTCGCCTTCGACTCCCCTTCCAACTGGTGCCAGGACAACATCATTAGCCTCATGAGCGCCGGCATCTTGGGGGTGCCCCCGGCCTCTGGGGCACTCAGCACGCAAACCTCCACGGCCAGCATGGTGCAGCCGCCGCAGGGGGAAGTGGAGGCCATGTATCCGGCGCTGCCCCCCTATTCTAACTGCAGTGATCTCTACTCGGAGCCTGTGTCTTTCCACGACCCCCAGGGCAACCCCGGGCTCGCCTATTCCCCCCAGGATTACCAATCGGCCAAACCGGCCTTGGACAGCAATCTCTTCCCCATGATTCCTGACTACAACCTATACCACCACCCCAACGACATGGGCTCCATTCCGGAGCACAAGCCCTTCCAGGGCATGGACCCCATCCGGGTCAACCCGCCCCCTATTACCCCCCTGGAGACCATCAAGGCATTCAAAGACAAGCAGATCCACCCGGGCTTTGGCAGCCTGCCCCAGCCGCCGCTCACGCTCAAGCCCATCCGACCCCGCAAGTACCCCAACCGACCCAGCAAGACCCCGCTCCACGAGCGGCCCCACGCGTGCCCGGCGGAGGGCTGCGACCGCCGTTTCAGCCGCTCGGACGAGCTGACCCGGCATCTGCGCATCCACACGGGCCACAAGCCCTTCCAGTGCCGGATCTGCATGCGGAGCTTCAGCCGCAGCGACCACCTTACCACTCACATCCGCACGCATACGGGCGAGAAGCCCTTTGCCTGCGAGTTCTGCGGGCGCAAGTTTGCGCGCAGCGACGAGCGCAAGCGCCACGCCAAGATCCACCTcaagcaaaaggagaagaaggCGGAGAAGGGGGGTGCGCCTTCTGCGTCCTCGGCGGCCCCGGTGTCCCTGGCCCCTGTGGTCACCACCTGCGCCTGA
- the EGR3 gene encoding early growth response protein 3 isoform X2, producing the protein MEPCAAWSPRGGRENVMDIGLTNEKPNPELSYSGSFQPAPGNKTVTYLGKFAFDSPSNWCQDNIISLMSAGILGVPPASGALSTQTSTASMVQPPQGEVEAMYPALPPYSNCSDLYSEPVSFHDPQGNPGLAYSPQDYQSAKPALDSNLFPMIPDYNLYHHPNDMGSIPEHKPFQGMDPIRVNPPPITPLETIKAFKDKQIHPGFGSLPQPPLTLKPIRPRKYPNRPSKTPLHERPHACPAEGCDRRFSRSDELTRHLRIHTGHKPFQCRICMRSFSRSDHLTTHIRTHTGEKPFACEFCGRKFARSDERKRHAKIHLKQKEKKAEKGGAPSASSAAPVSLAPVVTTCA; encoded by the exons ATGGAGCCATGTGCGGCGTGGAGTCCCCGCGGTGGGAGAG AGAATGTGATGGACATCGGTCTGACCAACGAGAAACCCAACCCGGAACTCTCTTATTCGGGCTCCTTCcagccagcccctggcaacaagACCGTGACCTACTTGGGAAAGTTCGCCTTCGACTCCCCTTCCAACTGGTGCCAGGACAACATCATTAGCCTCATGAGCGCCGGCATCTTGGGGGTGCCCCCGGCCTCTGGGGCACTCAGCACGCAAACCTCCACGGCCAGCATGGTGCAGCCGCCGCAGGGGGAAGTGGAGGCCATGTATCCGGCGCTGCCCCCCTATTCTAACTGCAGTGATCTCTACTCGGAGCCTGTGTCTTTCCACGACCCCCAGGGCAACCCCGGGCTCGCCTATTCCCCCCAGGATTACCAATCGGCCAAACCGGCCTTGGACAGCAATCTCTTCCCCATGATTCCTGACTACAACCTATACCACCACCCCAACGACATGGGCTCCATTCCGGAGCACAAGCCCTTCCAGGGCATGGACCCCATCCGGGTCAACCCGCCCCCTATTACCCCCCTGGAGACCATCAAGGCATTCAAAGACAAGCAGATCCACCCGGGCTTTGGCAGCCTGCCCCAGCCGCCGCTCACGCTCAAGCCCATCCGACCCCGCAAGTACCCCAACCGACCCAGCAAGACCCCGCTCCACGAGCGGCCCCACGCGTGCCCGGCGGAGGGCTGCGACCGCCGTTTCAGCCGCTCGGACGAGCTGACCCGGCATCTGCGCATCCACACGGGCCACAAGCCCTTCCAGTGCCGGATCTGCATGCGGAGCTTCAGCCGCAGCGACCACCTTACCACTCACATCCGCACGCATACGGGCGAGAAGCCCTTTGCCTGCGAGTTCTGCGGGCGCAAGTTTGCGCGCAGCGACGAGCGCAAGCGCCACGCCAAGATCCACCTcaagcaaaaggagaagaaggCGGAGAAGGGGGGTGCGCCTTCTGCGTCCTCGGCGGCCCCGGTGTCCCTGGCCCCTGTGGTCACCACCTGCGCCTGA